The following are encoded together in the Populus trichocarpa isolate Nisqually-1 chromosome 5, P.trichocarpa_v4.1, whole genome shotgun sequence genome:
- the LOC7485660 gene encoding probable inorganic phosphate transporter 1-9 — MGLRVLSALDGAKIQYYHFKAIIIAGMGLFTDAYDLFCIPPIMKLLGRVYYEDNPHDKYQIPQVVLATMLGTVLLGTVIGQLVFGILGDRMGRRRVYGISLMLMVLSSVGCGFSICRTKTCVLVSLGFFRFFLGLGIGGDYPLSATIMSEFANKNTRGAFIAAVFSMQGLGILASSMVTMVVSKTFEAAASKKLSHDHTPEDADIAWRLILMLGAVPAGLTYYWRMMMPETARYTALVENNALQAARDMEKVLDVSIFQIAEDDPMQQPQNPSSYPLISMQFLRVHGIDLFSCATTWLLLDIAFYSSSLFQSQIYRKNLHLQDTNVYNEAFKVAFFQTMVAIAATIPGYWFTVYFIDRIGRKKIQMMGFLCMGIVYFAIGIPYHYWRTHENKGFLVLYGLTFFFANFGPNTTTFIVPAELFPARFRSTCHGISGAMGKVGAFFGTLGFLWATKNNDPRIKAMRIALVSLGGICLLGMAVTYLFTRETNGRSLEENEKEKENSELRFFRCLMDADRHPKTSVPEEEIAL, encoded by the exons ATGGGGTTAAGAGTACTTTCTGCCCTTGATGGAGCAAAAATACAGTATTATCACTTCAAAGCCATAATAATAGCAGGCATGGGCCTCTTCACTGATGCCTATGATCTCTTTTGCATCCCTCCAATCATGAAACTTCTTGGCCGTGTATACTACGAGGACAATCCTCATGACAAATACCAAATCCCACAAGTTGTGCTTGCTACCATGTTAGGCACAGTCCTGCTTGGTACAGTGATTGGTCAACTCGTATTTGGTATACTTGGTGACCGAATGGGAAGGCGCCGCGTATACGGTATCTCACTGATGCTCATGGTCCTCAGCTCGGTTGGGTGTGGTTTCTCCATTTGCAGGACCAAAACCTGCGTTCTTGTCAGTTTGgggtttttcaggttttttctgGGACTTGGGATTGGTGGAGACTACCCTTTGTCAGCTACAATCATGTCTGAATTTGCTAATAAGAATACACGAGGCGCTTTCATAGCGGCTGTGTTTTCTATGCAAGGGCTTGGAATTTTGGCTAGTTCCATGGTGACTATGGTGGTGTCTAAGACTTTTGAGGCTGCTGCTTCCAAGAAATTGTCACATGATCATACACCAGAAGATGCTGACATTGCTTGGAGGTTGATTCTGATGCTTGGTGCTGTTCCTGCTGGACTCACTTATTATTGGCGCATGATGATGCCTGAAACGGCCAG GTACACAGCTTTGGTGGAGAATAATGCCTTGCAAGCAGCAAGGGACATGGAGAAGGTCTTGGATGTTTCAATTTTCCAAATAGCAGAAGATGATCCAATGCAGCAGCCACAAAATCCATCATCTTATCCTCTAATCTCGATGCAGTTCCTCCGTGTCCATGGCATTGATCTCTTCTCCTGTGCCACCACATGGTTACTTCTTGACATTGCTTTTTATAGCAGCAGCCTCTTCCAGTCCCAGATTTACAGGAAGAATCTTCACTTGCAAGACACAAATGTTTATAATGAAGCTTTCAAAGTTGCTTTCTTCCAAACCATGGTAGCAATTGCTGCTACAATTCCAGGGTATTGGTTCACAGTCTATTTTATTGATCGCatcggaagaaaaaaaatccaaatgatGGGATTTCTCTGCATGGGTATAGTGTATTTTGCAATAGGGATACCATACCATTACTGGCGTACACATGAAAATAAAGGTTTCCTAGTCCTTTATGGTCTTACATTCTTCTTTGCAAATTTTGGACCCAACACTACAACTTTCATCGTGCCAGCAGAACTTTTTCCAGCTAGATTTAGATCAACATGCCATGGAATTTCTGGGGCAATGGGGAAGGTGGGTGCTTTCTTTGGGACATTAGGATTTCTGTGGGCTACAAAAAATAATGATCCAAGAATCAAAGCAATGAGAATTGCTTTAGTGAGTTTGGGTGGGATTTGTCTCTTGGGAATGGCTGTGACATACTTGTTCACGAGAGAAACTAATGGAAGATCATTAGAGGAGAatgagaaggagaaggaaaacaGTGAGCTGCGCTTCTTCAGATGTTTGATGGATGCTGATCGCCACCCAAAGACTTCTGTCCCTGAAGAAGAGATTGCTTTGTGA